The genomic window GCCCAGCGGCTGGAAGATAAACGCCTGGCTGTATTGCTGGAGGTTCATCCCACTCGCACGCTCGACGATGTACCCCGCCAGCGTCGAGCCGCCGTTGGAGTACGAGTATTCGGTCCCCGGCATCGACGACGACCAGTTGCGTGCATCTTGCATGTACGCCATGATGAACGACTGGAGCGGCACCGGCGAGTCTCCCTGTGTCCACTGAAAGTCCTGAAAGTACGGCCCGTCGATGAGGCTCGACGTGTGCGTCAGGAGCATCCGGTACGTGATGGGCACCGAAGGGTAATACGGGTTGCGCACGGTAAACGGCAGGCCGACGCTGATGTCCTGGTCGAGCACGGCGAGGCCGGCGGGGCTGCGCTCCGCGAGTTGCAGGAGCGCCGTGGCCACAAAGGTCTTCGAGATCGACGCGAGCATGAAAAGCGTGTCAGGCGTCGCTGGCCTTGCCGCCTGGATATCGGCGTAGCCGTAGCCCTTGCTCCACAGGAGAATCCCGTTCTTCACGATGGCCATCGCCGCGCCGGGTGCGCCGGCCGCCTGCATGCGCGACTGGAAGAACGCATCGTTCACGACCAGCGGAACCGCCGTGGCGGGCGGCGTCGGCATGATCGGCGGCGAGCTTGGTGGCGGAGGCGGCGCCGGCGGCGCACCGAGTCCCGCTGCCGGCGCCGGCGTTGCAGGGGCACCAGGAGCCGCGGGAACGGCTAGAACCGGCCCGCTCTGCGCCAAGCCCGCCGGAGCGGCTGCGCCGGTGGAAGGCGCTTCGCCGTCGCCGCACGCGATGGCAGCCTGCACAAGGAGCGCCGTGAGAAGAAACCGTGCCGTGCCTCGCGCCATCTTGGCCGTCGCCCATTCGTTCGTCGTCATGGCTCCATGGGGTGCACCGCCTGTGCCTCCCCGTCGGGCCAAGCACCGCCGGCGTCACGGCGGCTTTTCACGGCAAAGACAGGAGGTTCCTCGTCTGCGCCGCGCTGGGCTGGGCGTGGACCAGGGCGAACGGATAGGGCGCGGCGCCGCTCTCGGTTGCACACCCAGCCTACCGGCCGGCGCGGCAGGCTCGCCGACGACCGCCTACTGACAACCCGGTTGCGACGGATCGTCGCAGCAGGTTTCGAGCGCCGAAAACGCGCGCGCGTAGTATCCCCGATACGCCGCGTCGCTCGCGAACTGAGAAGGCGCTGCCGGGGGCATCCACGCGCTCTGGGGGAAGGCCCCTCCGAACGACGAGACCTTGGAGCCCAACACGGTGCCCGAGAAGCTCGGACCGCCTCCCATCCAGACGCGCACGAAGTGATTGCACGAGCCTTGGCCGGCGCTCGCGATCTCCGACTTGCCGATGGTGTGGCACTGCGTGCAGGCGTCGCTCGGCGCCATCTTGCCGGCGGCCACCGCCGCGCTCTCGCTCGCCGATAGCGGGAACGCGCCGTCGAAGACGACCTTGTTGATCTTGATCTGCTTCGGCCGGTTCGCCGCGAGGTTCCAGCCGCGGTAGGCCTTCCCGAGGTACGTCGGGACCCCCAGCGTGCGGGGAATCTCATGAACCTTGCCCGTCTTCGAGGGCGCTTGGTTCTTCACGCTGATCCAAGGCGTACGCAGGAAGACCTGACTGTCGTGGCAGCGGTAACACTCGCTGTGGTCCGTCGTGAGGGTCACCGGCGATTCGTAGACGGCGTTCGCTCGCCGGTCGTTCGTGTCCCCCTTCACGCGTCCTTTCGAATAGGGCGCAGGGATGTTACGCGCCACGAAGTCCGCGCCCTGTCGGATCTGGAACCAACACGTCTCGCCGTTCTGCAGATCCGACTGCAAGACGGCGATGTTGTCGAACTCGCCGCTGTCGAGGGGCGACGCGCTCGAGCGCCGGCAAACGGCCACCGTCGCGATGGTGTGCCCGTAGCGGTTGACCTCTTCGAACTTGGTGACGCGAGCGCCGGGAACGCACGCGTACTTGTTGCCGACGAGGCTCGGGGTATCGCACTTCGCGGGCGTCACGGCTGTGACCTCGCTGCCATCGACGGAGATCTTGAGGCGACTCGCGTCGGGCCCGTCGCAGTCGAAGGCAGGGATCTCGACTTGGAAGCGATCGAAACACTCCTTGCCGTGATCGAAGATCGAGTAGTCGGGCGATAGCGGCGTGTTGTCGACGACGTAAGGAGGGAGCGGCGGGTACGCGCCGCCGTCGGGCCCCCCGCCGACCGCGCCCTCGGTGCCAGGCGTGGTGGCTCCACCACCCGCGCCCGAAGGGTCGTCGCTTGCCTCGTCCGAACAGCCGGCGGCGAGCGCGGCGAGCGTGAGCGCAGCGGCGGGCATGAGGCACCACGCGACCGCTCGGCTCCGTACGCGCGTCATCGAGGCGATGTGGGTGCAAGTCGGGGGCCCCACCGCGGAGACGCATGCGCACTGAAGAGCGGCGTTTTGCCGGCACTTTGCGGGCGTGTGCACGACGACGACTGCGCGACGGTGGATCAACGAAGGCCCAGGCGTCTCCGCGAAGACACGCCAGCGCGCGGCGCGAGCGTCGTAGCGTCAGGCCGTTCGGTACGGGCCCGCACCGGCCGCGTCGCGCTTCGCCAAGAGGCCCGCGCCGCGCGTCGCGAGGAGCGCGCCGAGCCCCAGCGCGCCGACGATCGCCGTCACGAAGCCACCCACCGCAGGGATGAGGCCTACGAGGAAGAGCACGACGCAGCCGAAGGCGAGGTGCGCGTACGGGTTCGGCGTTCGGTGACGCAGGATCGCCGCGCCGAAGGTCGTGAGCGCGGCGGCCGCGCCGGCGTAGCCACCGAAGACCGCGAGCAAGGCCCCCACGGCGGCGATGGGAATGCCGATGATGGTCACGCAGAGGACGACGGCCGCGACGATGGCCCCGAAGAAGCTGACGACCCCGAGCGCGAAGGTGCGCATGGGCCGCGCCGCGATCTCCACGCTCATCGACTCCATGCGCGTCGAAGCGAGCGCGAGCAGGATGGTTCCGAAGACGAAGAGGATCGCCATGTTGGTGAGGCGATGCCCGAGGCGCCCCAAGAAGCTCGTGTCGTCCCCGTGCGTTCCGAGGCGGAGGTCGAGATCCTTCTTGGCGTTCTCATGGACGCTGCCACCGACCTTCGCGCCCGGCGAACGATGCACCGAACCGCCCAGCACGGAGATGTCTTTCTCGACGATCGCGCCGTCGGCGAGATCGAGGTTGCCGCCCATGACCGAAGCGTCACCGGCCACGCGCGCGCCGGAGCGCACGTACACGTTGCCGCCAAAAACCGAGAGGTCACCGGTGACCGTGCCGTACACGTCAACGTTGCCCCCAAACACGGTCACGTCGCGCACCGTCTCGTTGGCTTCGATGCGCGCGTTCGAGCCGAAGAAGGTCCGATCTTCGCCGCGCTTGGAGACGACGCCGCCTTCGCTCTTGCCGTCCTTGGCGGCCGGCTTGTCGCTCGCCTTTTCGGCGACCTTATCCTCCTTCACCTTCTCAGCCTTGTCGCCCTTCTCCTTGTCCTCGGGCGCTGCGGACGGCGCGACGTCCGCCTTCACGACCGGCTCCGCCGCGCGACGAACGCGGACCAAGTCCCCGTCGCGCGTCGCCACGTAGCTTCGATCATCGAGCACCAAGTCGAGGACGCGACCTGCCGGCTGCTCCTTTACGTGGAGGTCGATCGTTCCATCACCAATGCCCTCGGCCACCACGCTGAAGCCCGCCGCATCGGAGACGCGACGCACCGCCTCGGCGCGCGTCACGCCGGTCACGTCGAGAGACACCTTCTTGTCATCCTTGGGCCACGCCCCCTCGCGCTTCACGTCGGCGAGGGCCGGCGCCGCGAGCGCGGTCAGGGCCAAGATCGCGAGGAGAGATTGGGTTTGCCGCTTCATGATTCGACCTTTCAGGACACTTTCAGGACACTTCCAAGACAGAAGGCTCCTCGGGGGAGCAAAAAACCAATTCAAGCGCCCGCGCGACGGAGCGGGCTTGTGCGCATGACGACGAGCGCGACCAGCACGAGGAACAGGGAGGTGCTCACGGTGAGCGCCGGTGGAAGCTCGGCGCGAACGAGCGCGCGAAAGCCGCGCGCCACGAGGACGAAGAGCTCTCGTGCTCCGCGGAGCCGTTCGGAAAGCGAGAGTGACGACTCGAGGGCGCTCGTCGCGAAGCCCGCCACCGCCAAGAGCGCCGCGACCATGAGAGGCATCACGGGCACCGCAGCTCGCGCCGGCACGGCGGCGACGCTCGCCGCTCGCACCTCCGCCCCCAGCGCGAGCGACGAGAGCGCTTCGCCTTGAACCAGCGCGCGGCAGCGCTCGCAAGAGCGCCCGTGCTCGACGACGTCGGCGGGCAAGAGAGCCTCCTCGCCGTCGGCCAAGGTCGCCATCCCCACGTCGGTGAGGTGACCTTCGAACATCACAAGGTCCAGCGGCAGCTGTTCACTCATGACCCACCTCGCTTGGGCTTTGCTTCATCAAGTCTCTCCGAGAGCGTCTTTCGGCCGCGGGCGATCCACGTGGCGACGGTGCCGAGGGGAACGCCCATCTTTGCAGCGATGGCCTGGTACGCGAGTCCCTCAACGTAGAACAGCGTGAGCGCCTCCTTCATGCCTTCAGGCAGATCGCGCATGGCGAGGCGGACCTTGTGGACGCGATCGGCCTCCTCCACGCGCTCGTGGGGAGAGGGCGCCGAGTCCGGGACCGTGTCGAGCACCGACACGTCACCGGACGAATCGCTCGCCGTCGGCACGGCGAGCGGGCGCTCGCGACCCCGGCGACGGAGAACGTCGAGGGCCACGTGACGCGCGATGCCCAAGAGCCAAGGGCGGAGCGGCTCGCCCTCGCGAAGCCTCGAGCGGCCCTCGATGGCGCGGCGCATCGTCTCGGAGACCGCGTCGTCGACGTCGGCGTGGGTCGGTCGTTCGCGCAGGACCGCCGCGGCGACGGCACGAATCAGCGGCGCGAAGTCTTCCGGCTGGCCAGACGGCGAAGGTCGCGACTCGTCGGCGAGGCCCGCGCCCTTCGGCCCGAGCGGCAATGTCGAAGCCAGCGCGAGCACGGGCGCACAAAAAGGAGGACCTTAGACCATCACCGCCGCAAACATCTTCTATCTTTCGCACTAACAAAGGCGGAAATTTCAGAGCTCGCGCACTTTCGCGAACAAGGCTTTTATTCTAAGCACTTAAACGCCCCCTCAGCACGCCGCGGACAGCGCCCGGGCCCGGATTCCGAAGATGAAGCGGAGGAGCACGTCGGTGATGCGTGTCGGCAAGATGCGGAACGTCAAGAGGAGCAGGTGCATGCGGAGCGGCGCGAGGTACCGAGCCGCAGGGCTTCGCGCGTGCATGGCACGCTCGATGGCCCGCACAATGACCGAAGCCGCGACGCCGGTGCTCTCGAAGCGGTGACGCACTTCGTCGGCGGTGCGAATGACGCCGCCGTAGGGCCCGCCCTCGAAGCGATTGACGTCCGCGAGGGCGCGCTCCGTGAACTCCGTGTGAACGAACCCCGGCTCGACGAGGACGACGAAGACGTTGAAGAGGGCGAGCTCGTTGCGGAGCGCGTCGGAGAGCGCCTCGAGGGCGTACTTTGACGCGTGGTAGGCGCCCATCATCGGGAACGTGACGCGCCCCGCGAAGCTCGAGATGTTGATGACGCGGCCGCTCCGCCGGGCGCGCATGGCGGGCACGAACGCGCGCGTCACCGCCATGAGACCGAAGACGTTCGTGTCGAACTGCTTTCTCAGGTCGTCGTCGCTCAGCGAGTCGGCGGGACCTATGAGCGCGTAGCCGGCGTTGTTGATGAGCACGTCGACGCCGTAGCCATCGGTGCGTCGGTCGACCTCTTCTCGCGCCGCGTCGATCGACGCGCTGCTTGTCACGTCGAGGAGCACAGTCTCGAGCTTGGTGCCGGAGGCTTCGGCGGCCAGCTTGTCGAGCGCGTCCTGCCTCCGGCCCGTGGCAAAGACGCGATGGCCCTTCCGAGCCAAGGTGAGCGCCGTTTCGCGGCCAATGCCCGCCGTCGATCCGGTGACGAGAACGGTGCTCATGGCGGAGAGCGTCGCAAACTTTTGCCTCCGCGGGCCAGTTTCGAAAGGGCCGCGTCGGGCTCCGCGGCGGCCCAGTGCGCGCCTAGAGCGCGAAGGCCTTCTGGAACGCGAACAAGAGCGAGACGTCGTTGGACTTCACCGCTCCCGACAAGAACTCCGCCGGGCCCGGCACGTATGACTCACGAACGATGCGCGTGAAGATCTCCGGCGTGGTCTTGAGGACGCAGTCGGCGACGCCGCCGTCGGGCTTGCCGAGACGGATTTCGCAGGCCTGGGCGTCGACGCGAACAGTCCACTTTGAGAGATCGTCACCGCCGAGCGCGAAGTAAAACGACACGGCTCGATCGAGCTGGTTGGGGACGAACTTCTCCTCCAGCTCGTG from Myxococcales bacterium includes these protein-coding regions:
- a CDS encoding serine hydrolase, whose amino-acid sequence is MTTNEWATAKMARGTARFLLTALLVQAAIACGDGEAPSTGAAAPAGLAQSGPVLAVPAAPGAPATPAPAAGLGAPPAPPPPPSSPPIMPTPPATAVPLVVNDAFFQSRMQAAGAPGAAMAIVKNGILLWSKGYGYADIQAARPATPDTLFMLASISKTFVATALLQLAERSPAGLAVLDQDISVGLPFTVRNPYYPSVPITYRMLLTHTSSLIDGPYFQDFQWTQGDSPVPLQSFIMAYMQDARNWSSSMPGTEYSYSNGGSTLAGYIVERASGMNLQQYSQAFIFQPLGMVESSWFLSGLNPAHIAMPYSIGAGAYQPAGF
- a CDS encoding RNA polymerase sigma factor, with translation MLALASTLPLGPKGAGLADESRPSPSGQPEDFAPLIRAVAAAVLRERPTHADVDDAVSETMRRAIEGRSRLREGEPLRPWLLGIARHVALDVLRRRGRERPLAVPTASDSSGDVSVLDTVPDSAPSPHERVEEADRVHKVRLAMRDLPEGMKEALTLFYVEGLAYQAIAAKMGVPLGTVATWIARGRKTLSERLDEAKPKRGGS
- a CDS encoding SDR family oxidoreductase, giving the protein MSTVLVTGSTAGIGRETALTLARKGHRVFATGRRQDALDKLAAEASGTKLETVLLDVTSSASIDAAREEVDRRTDGYGVDVLINNAGYALIGPADSLSDDDLRKQFDTNVFGLMAVTRAFVPAMRARRSGRVINISSFAGRVTFPMMGAYHASKYALEALSDALRNELALFNVFVVLVEPGFVHTEFTERALADVNRFEGGPYGGVIRTADEVRHRFESTGVAASVIVRAIERAMHARSPAARYLAPLRMHLLLLTFRILPTRITDVLLRFIFGIRARALSAAC